From one Gossypium hirsutum isolate 1008001.06 chromosome D08, Gossypium_hirsutum_v2.1, whole genome shotgun sequence genomic stretch:
- the LOC107907828 gene encoding uncharacterized protein, giving the protein MHPQQGHTHLHQDSMQPQHSSILNHHVQGHRQQPYTQASTSDPLATLEGKEHLKAITLRSGKETGEPFIDSTVAPQDTDGVIIGEKVEYKEFFDASDKEVPQIVTHMPNVRPSKLKNEHDKQYQQFLDTLKQLQINIPLVDALVQIPRYGKFMKDLLSKKKKLIDIETIVLTEGASINLMPLSTFKKLGTGHMKSTAVTLQLADRFFAQPERQIKDVLVFLDKYIVSADFIILDCEADKEVPIILGRPFLATGRTLITIYKYDLIEEECNDQSIVLSEEFAVTSDANSLDDCDSIIEANNLELNHGWQIESLDLANRKTPIFKPSIEEALTLELKPLPPHLKYVFMGDHNTLPVIVSATLDVTQEEKLVHILKQHKQAIAWIITNI; this is encoded by the exons ATGCATCCACAACAAGGCCATACACATCTACACCAAGATTCGATGcagccacaacactcttcaatacTGAATCATCATGTTCAAGGACATCGACAACAACCGTACACTCAAGCTTCGACTTCTGACCCTTTAGCAACTCTTGAG GGGAAAGAACATTTGAAAgctatcactcttaggagtggtaaaGAAACTGGCGAACCGTTTATAGACTCTACTGTAGCACCTCAAGATACGGATGGAGTGATCATTGGTGAAAAAGTTGAATATAAAGAGTTTTTCGATGCATCAGATaaagaagttccacaaattgtcactcatatgcctaatgtccGACCTTCGAAACT GAAGAATGAACATGACAAGCAGTATCAGCAGTTCCTGGACACACTGAAGCAACTACAGATCAACATTCCTTTAGTAGACGCTTTGGTACAAATTCCGAggtatgggaaatttatgaaagaccttTTATCCAAAAAAAAGAAGCTCATTGATATTGAAACTATTGTACTCACAGAAG GAGCTAGCattaacctaatgccactatctactttcaaAAAGTTGGGAACTGGTCACATGAAATCTACTGCAGTGACATTACAACTAGCTGATCGATTCTTCGCTCAACCTGAAAGGCAAATCAAAGATGTCTTAGTTTTTTTGGATAAATACATTGTTTcggctgattttatcatacttgattgTGAGGCAGACAAGGAGGTCCCGATAATCttgggacgaccatttttagccactggcCGAACTCTTATTACTATTTACAAAT atgatctaattgaggaagaatGCAATGACCAAAGCATAGTACTTTCTGAAGAGTTTGCAGTGACATCTGATGCCAATTCCTTAGATGATTGTGACAGCATTATTGAAGCTAATAATCTTGAACTCAACCATGGatggcagattgaatccttagacctagCAAACAGAAAAACCCCAATTTTTAAACCATCTATTGAAGAAGCTCTTACTTTGGAACTAAAACCACTACCTCctcatcttaaatatgtctttATGGGTGATCACAATACTCTCCCAGTTATTGTCTCCGCAACACTagatgtaactcaagaagagaaattggttcATATTCTCAAACAACATAAACAAGCTATAGCTTGGATTATTACCAATATTTAA